A genome region from Streptomyces pratensis includes the following:
- a CDS encoding ATP-grasp domain-containing protein — MGRRIAVVADRVGWEERRLMRAAEQAGLHIDWVNDEDLSLGSAGSSPLAGYDAVLVRSRSYTRGGLIATLAEADGTPVLNTAAAIHACENKLVLRAVLREAGVPVPDFRLVLSRKDYGKALADLGTPAVLKPVYGGMGKRVTLVRDADLAHSVYDYVEDLGHAFEQACLLEPYLGGGSVRCLVVGREIVAAAEFESAGADWRSNAALGNQSRSLAHDPEVAKVVDAVVDRLGPGVYGVDLFRTESGHLVNEVNHAPAWRGVASTTDADISAAVIRHVQETLE, encoded by the coding sequence ATGGGCAGAAGGATCGCTGTCGTCGCGGACCGGGTCGGGTGGGAGGAACGCCGGCTGATGCGGGCGGCCGAACAGGCCGGGCTGCACATCGACTGGGTCAACGACGAGGACCTCAGCCTCGGCTCCGCCGGCTCCTCCCCGCTCGCCGGCTACGACGCCGTCCTGGTGCGCAGCCGCAGCTACACCCGCGGTGGACTCATCGCCACCCTCGCCGAGGCGGACGGCACGCCCGTCCTGAACACCGCCGCCGCCATCCACGCGTGTGAGAACAAGCTCGTCCTGCGGGCCGTGCTGCGCGAAGCGGGTGTCCCCGTACCGGACTTCCGCCTCGTGCTGTCCCGCAAGGACTACGGCAAGGCGCTGGCCGACCTCGGCACCCCCGCCGTGCTCAAGCCCGTCTACGGCGGCATGGGCAAGCGGGTCACCCTGGTCCGCGACGCCGACCTGGCGCACTCGGTGTACGACTACGTCGAGGACCTGGGCCACGCCTTCGAGCAGGCGTGCCTGCTCGAGCCCTACCTCGGTGGCGGCTCCGTGCGCTGCCTGGTGGTCGGGCGGGAGATCGTCGCCGCCGCGGAGTTCGAGAGCGCCGGCGCCGACTGGCGCAGCAACGCCGCACTCGGCAACCAGAGCCGCTCGCTGGCGCACGACCCGGAGGTGGCCAAGGTCGTCGACGCGGTCGTGGACCGGCTCGGCCCCGGCGTCTACGGCGTCGACCTGTTCCGCACCGAGTCGGGCCACCTCGTCAACGAGGTCAACCACGCGCCCGCCTGGCGCGGGGTCGCCTCCACGACGGACGCCGACATCTCGGCCGCCGTCATCCGCCACGTACAGGAGACCCTCGAATGA
- a CDS encoding lysine biosynthesis protein LysW yields MTTATLSGVCPECETGLTLPPILVGETLSCPECMLTLRVEAIADGRLTLEMVEVTLRDWGQ; encoded by the coding sequence ATGACCACCGCCACCCTGTCCGGTGTCTGCCCGGAGTGCGAGACCGGCCTCACCCTGCCGCCGATCCTCGTCGGCGAGACCCTGTCCTGCCCCGAGTGCATGCTGACGCTGCGTGTGGAGGCCATAGCCGACGGCAGGCTGACCCTGGAGATGGTCGAGGTCACCCTGCGCGACTGGGGTCAGTGA
- a CDS encoding isopropylmalate synthase, with translation MAVTPAETSLPVPPHLSDATLRDSAHMAGVEFKSHDAAEIARLLVRTGIDLVEVGMISGPGSKDAALIEATHEAIGPERSMTLVVVRDRHQVATALDEAARLGVRHIMYSIPTSEQHAKLKLDSPSAKLLHVVARSAISQAKDRGFHVTFSGEDGARTPGERLVPYVEAGFDAGADRFRLAETVAYLSPWQMEKVISDITAIDGSEIEIHSHNMLGMAVANSLAAVRAGARWISATVGGIGERGGNAPLAELLTALRVIHDDRRFDLTHLTELSRLALRGAGLGEAFQSGPTTPHAFAYELPGQLLHPEAYETLPAELVGNTRELRVRTRLTGALVRWALDDSGVVVDIDAFTPWLVTRQEAAGAPLLDRDAIRKAAVDFQNI, from the coding sequence ATGGCAGTCACCCCCGCAGAGACAAGTCTTCCCGTACCGCCCCATCTGTCCGACGCCACACTGCGCGACTCCGCGCACATGGCGGGCGTCGAGTTCAAGTCCCACGACGCGGCCGAGATCGCCCGCCTCCTGGTCAGGACCGGCATCGATCTCGTCGAGGTCGGCATGATCTCGGGCCCCGGTTCCAAGGACGCCGCACTGATCGAGGCCACCCACGAGGCCATCGGTCCCGAGCGCAGCATGACGCTCGTCGTGGTCCGCGACCGCCATCAGGTGGCCACCGCCCTCGACGAGGCCGCACGCCTGGGTGTGCGCCACATCATGTACTCCATCCCCACCTCGGAGCAGCACGCGAAGCTCAAGCTGGACTCACCCAGCGCCAAGCTCCTGCACGTGGTGGCCCGTTCGGCGATATCCCAGGCCAAGGACCGCGGCTTCCACGTCACGTTCAGCGGCGAGGACGGTGCGCGCACGCCCGGGGAACGCCTGGTCCCGTACGTCGAGGCCGGCTTCGACGCCGGTGCGGACCGGTTCCGGCTCGCCGAGACCGTGGCGTACCTCTCGCCATGGCAGATGGAGAAGGTCATCTCCGACATCACCGCCATCGACGGCTCGGAGATCGAGATCCACTCGCACAACATGCTCGGCATGGCCGTGGCCAACTCCCTGGCCGCGGTACGCGCCGGCGCCCGCTGGATCTCCGCGACCGTCGGCGGCATAGGCGAGCGCGGCGGGAACGCTCCGCTCGCCGAACTGCTCACCGCACTGCGCGTGATCCACGACGACCGGCGCTTCGACCTGACCCATCTGACCGAGCTCTCCCGCCTCGCCCTGCGCGGCGCGGGCCTGGGCGAGGCCTTCCAGTCCGGCCCGACCACCCCGCACGCTTTCGCGTACGAGCTGCCCGGTCAGCTGCTCCACCCGGAGGCCTACGAAACACTCCCCGCCGAACTCGTGGGCAACACACGCGAGTTGAGAGTCAGAACCCGGCTCACCGGCGCCCTGGTTCGCTGGGCGCTCGACGACTCCGGGGTCGTCGTCGACATCGACGCCTTCACCCCCTGGCTCGTGACCCGGCAGGAAGCAGCGGGTGCCCCGCTGCTGGACCGTGACGCGATCCGCAAGGCCGCGGTCGACTTCCAGAACATCTGA
- a CDS encoding acyl-CoA dehydrogenase family protein, with product MVLAQPELRTDPEEATGAGPLERSRELAGRLAWPTTAERDRERIWDPALFAELARARPGPSLAGPMVPAPLGGGGSTAAEALALLEGLGEGSRDPGLALAVAVHAVLATVPLRAHGTPRQRERYLPRMASGEWFGGLSLRQTHGGAVAPAVTARPAPAGQGGWLLTGRLDLVAGAPVAHHFLVIAAHQGGGRTTFLVDRATPGLLVTEGGPAAMPTCPWGHLLLDGAHVDEESVLGTVEGAPAEVEPLLAVLDWVYCGAPWLGVMRALARDALEAARGRELFGRPLTHDQATRFALADLATQVELAEGLLRQTAARLDDGGALPLQEAAAARLFVADAAVRVTRAAAGLTGPLAGTGDGLAERAHRDALFLSRTGGGAQVLRPVVAASMLGLG from the coding sequence ATGGTGCTCGCACAGCCCGAACTCCGTACGGACCCGGAAGAGGCCACCGGCGCCGGCCCGCTCGAACGCTCCCGTGAGCTGGCCGGCCGTCTCGCCTGGCCGACCACGGCCGAACGTGACCGTGAACGGATCTGGGACCCCGCGCTGTTCGCCGAACTGGCACGCGCGAGACCCGGGCCGTCCCTGGCCGGCCCCATGGTGCCCGCGCCCCTGGGCGGCGGCGGCAGCACCGCGGCCGAGGCACTGGCCCTGCTCGAAGGGCTCGGCGAAGGCTCCCGCGATCCGGGGCTGGCCCTGGCCGTGGCCGTTCACGCGGTCCTGGCCACCGTCCCCCTGCGCGCCCATGGCACGCCGCGCCAGCGCGAGCGCTACCTGCCGCGCATGGCCTCCGGCGAGTGGTTCGGCGGGCTGTCGCTGCGCCAGACGCACGGCGGCGCCGTCGCCCCCGCCGTCACCGCGCGCCCCGCACCCGCCGGGCAGGGCGGCTGGCTCCTGACCGGCCGCCTGGATCTGGTGGCGGGCGCGCCCGTCGCCCACCACTTCCTGGTGATCGCCGCACACCAGGGCGGCGGCCGCACCACCTTCCTGGTGGACAGGGCCACCCCGGGCCTGCTGGTCACCGAGGGCGGACCGGCGGCCATGCCCACCTGTCCGTGGGGGCACCTCCTGCTCGATGGAGCCCATGTGGACGAGGAGTCGGTCCTGGGCACGGTCGAGGGCGCCCCGGCCGAGGTGGAGCCGCTGCTCGCGGTGCTGGACTGGGTGTACTGCGGTGCGCCCTGGCTCGGCGTCATGCGCGCCCTGGCACGGGACGCCCTGGAGGCCGCGCGCGGCCGGGAGCTGTTCGGCCGCCCGCTCACCCACGACCAGGCCACCCGCTTCGCGCTCGCCGACCTCGCCACCCAGGTCGAACTCGCCGAGGGCCTGTTGCGCCAGACCGCCGCCCGGCTCGACGACGGCGGCGCGCTCCCGCTCCAGGAGGCGGCCGCGGCAAGGCTGTTCGTCGCCGACGCGGCGGTCCGGGTCACCCGGGCGGCGGCCGGCCTGACCGGGCCACTCGCCGGGACCGGCGACGGCCTCGCCGAACGGGCCCACCGCGACGCCCTGTTCCTGTCCCGCACCGGCGGCGGCGCGCAGGTGCTGCGCCCGGTCGTCGCGGCTTCCATGCTCGGACTCGGCTGA
- a CDS encoding acyl-CoA dehydrogenase family protein encodes MNDRPRSEEDTPAFPGIASRAAATDTEGRIPAANWDELVDSGYLRLFHPAEAGGSGAGADAQFDAMEALARACSGTYWSATVSALLCGSLIATYGSLRDHERLLRPLLSGEGTACFGIVEPTAGSDASTYRTTVRPSGRPDGGYVIRGEKSRITNAPTADLAVTLARRDKGPGDDGPDWCLAFVNLRQPGVQRYETPHMGLRAMPWGGLVLSDAYIPEADVVPVPFQALSDGMTWGWLLVSIAAIATAEAALTASVRHAQARVSYGRALAHMEGVQAQLADSRAQLNAARVLARRALRERASGSPARQLIGMLKVYATELAVEITQRAVQIHGAFGVTQGHEVERHYRDAQMNVIGAFASNRLREQLAEGLGLGPAVYQPFDWLAPTGLRHHPVSLDGGTRAVHRVA; translated from the coding sequence ATGAACGACCGACCCCGCTCCGAAGAAGACACGCCGGCCTTCCCGGGCATCGCGTCCCGGGCCGCGGCTACCGACACCGAAGGCCGGATACCGGCCGCGAACTGGGATGAGCTGGTCGACAGCGGGTACCTGCGGCTGTTCCATCCGGCGGAGGCCGGCGGCTCCGGCGCCGGCGCCGACGCCCAGTTCGACGCCATGGAGGCGCTGGCCAGGGCCTGTTCGGGCACGTACTGGTCCGCGACGGTGTCCGCACTGCTGTGCGGCAGCCTGATCGCGACATACGGCAGTCTCCGCGACCACGAGCGGCTGCTGCGCCCGCTGCTGTCCGGCGAGGGGACGGCCTGCTTCGGCATCGTCGAGCCGACGGCCGGCAGCGACGCGAGCACCTACCGCACCACGGTCCGCCCGTCGGGCCGGCCCGACGGCGGGTATGTCATACGGGGCGAGAAGTCCCGTATCACCAATGCCCCGACCGCGGACCTGGCCGTCACCCTGGCCCGCCGCGACAAGGGCCCCGGGGACGACGGCCCCGACTGGTGCCTGGCCTTCGTGAACCTGCGCCAGCCGGGGGTGCAGCGCTACGAGACCCCGCACATGGGCCTGCGCGCGATGCCGTGGGGCGGGCTGGTCCTCTCGGACGCGTACATCCCTGAGGCGGACGTCGTCCCTGTCCCGTTCCAGGCGCTGTCGGACGGCATGACGTGGGGCTGGCTGCTGGTGTCGATCGCGGCGATCGCGACCGCCGAGGCGGCACTGACGGCGTCGGTGCGCCACGCCCAGGCACGGGTGTCCTACGGACGCGCCCTGGCGCACATGGAGGGGGTCCAAGCTCAACTGGCCGACTCACGGGCACAGTTGAACGCGGCCCGGGTTCTTGCGCGCCGGGCCCTGCGTGAGCGCGCTTCGGGCAGTCCGGCGCGACAGCTGATCGGCATGCTCAAGGTGTACGCCACCGAGCTCGCCGTGGAGATCACACAGCGGGCGGTGCAGATCCACGGCGCGTTCGGCGTGACCCAGGGCCACGAGGTGGAGCGCCACTACCGGGACGCCCAGATGAACGTCATCGGCGCCTTCGCCTCCAACCGCCTGCGGGAGCAGCTGGCCGAGGGCCTGGGTCTCGGCCCGGCGGTCTACCAGCCGTTCGACTGGCTGGCCCCGACGGGGCTGCGCCACCACCCGGTGAGCCTGGACGGCGGGACGCGCGCGGTGCACAGGGTGGCGTGA